The genomic window GGAACACTAAAACaccaccagcaaattcacacaggagagaaaccacaccagtGTTATGAATGTGGGAAATGCTTTGCTGTATTGGGAAAACTTAAacaacaccagcaaattcacacaggacgGAAACCACACCAATGTAATGATTGTGGGAAGTGCTTTGTTGTATTGGGAAAACTTAAACaccaccagcaaattcacacaggacgGAAACCACACCAATGTAGTGAGTGTGGAAAGAGCTTCACTGAAATAGgaaatcttaaaaaacaccagcgaactcacacaggagagaaaccacaccagtGTACTGTATGTGGGAATAGCTTTACTGTATTAGGAAACCTTAaacaacaccagcgaattcacacaggagagaagccacacCAGTGTAGCGAGTGTGGAAAGAGCTTCACTCAATtacaaagtattaaaaaacacctccgtattcacacaggagagaaaccacaccagtgtaatgaatgtggaaagagcttcacCGAAATAGGgaatcttaaaaaacaccagcgagttcacacaggagaaaaaccacACCAGTGTAGTGAATGTGAGAAGAGCTTTGCTGAATTAGGAAActttaaaaaacaccagcaagttcacacaggagagaaacctcaccACTGTATAAGTTGTGGGAAGAGCTTTACTCGGTTAGGAAGccttaaaaaacacc from Acipenser ruthenus chromosome 57, fAciRut3.2 maternal haplotype, whole genome shotgun sequence includes these protein-coding regions:
- the LOC117971124 gene encoding zinc finger protein 501-like isoform X4, with translation MEAAHISPELPIRWVVSADRTVEIKEEVTELGCDQANERILQEETPPSSITERGLDMKLPELKPVPVKPEVINLEPLLNEGEESLDMYANGEEGTELGSIQRKHHISQQEAIQIHPSSQHEPRSPSPCGTTTLEKTHHQIHTEDKPYHCNVCKKSFTQVGTLKHHQQIHTGEKPHQCYECGKCFAVLGKLKQHQQIHTGRKPHQCNDCGKCFVVLGKLKHHQQIHTGRKPHQCSECGKSFTEIGNLKKHQRTHTGEKPHQCTVCGNSFTVLGNLKQHQRIHTGEKPHQCSECGKSFTQLQSIKKHLRIHTGEKPHQCNECGKSFTEIGNLKKHQRVHTGEKPHQCSECEKSFAELGNFKKHQQVHTGEKPHHCISCGKSFTRLGSLKKHQRIHTAVKP
- the LOC117971124 gene encoding zinc finger protein 501-like isoform X2, which gives rise to MRRGGCEADCQSCHVASQAVRTDQPHSKEVSEMEAAHISPELPIRWVVSADRTVEIKEEVTELGCDQANERILQEETPPASITERGLDMKLPELKPVPVKPEVINLEPLLNEGEESLDMYANGEEGTELGSIQRKHHISQQEAIQIHPSSQHEPRSPSPCGTTTLEKTHHQIHTEDKPYHCNVCKKSFTQVGTLKHHQQIHTGEKPHQCYECGKCFAVLGKLKQHQQIHTGRKPHQCNDCGKCFVVLGKLKHHQQIHTGRKPHQCSECGKSFTEIGNLKKHQRTHTGEKPHQCTVCGNSFTVLGNLKQHQRIHTGEKPHQCSECGKSFTQLQSIKKHLRIHTGEKPHQCNECGKSFTEIGNLKKHQRVHTGEKPHQCSECEKSFAELGNFKKHQQVHTGEKPHHCISCGKSFTRLGSLKKHQRIHTAVKP
- the LOC117971124 gene encoding zinc finger protein 501-like isoform X1 encodes the protein MKGYRGQGITYFELRRKSALITVRTDQPHSKEVSEMEAAHISPELPIRWVVSADRTVEIKEEVTELGCDQANERILQEETPPASITERGLDMKLPELKPVPVKPEVINLEPLLNEGEESLDMYANGEEGTELGSIQRKHHISQQEAIQIHPSSQHEPRSPSPCGTTTLEKTHHQIHTEDKPYHCNVCKKSFTQVGTLKHHQQIHTGEKPHQCYECGKCFAVLGKLKQHQQIHTGRKPHQCNDCGKCFVVLGKLKHHQQIHTGRKPHQCSECGKSFTEIGNLKKHQRTHTGEKPHQCTVCGNSFTVLGNLKQHQRIHTGEKPHQCSECGKSFTQLQSIKKHLRIHTGEKPHQCNECGKSFTEIGNLKKHQRVHTGEKPHQCSECEKSFAELGNFKKHQQVHTGEKPHHCISCGKSFTRLGSLKKHQRIHTAVKP
- the LOC117971124 gene encoding zinc finger protein 501-like isoform X3, coding for MEAAHISPELPIRWVVSADRTVEIKEEVTELGCDQANERILQEETPPASITERGLDMKLPELKPVPVKPEVINLEPLLNEGEESLDMYANGEEGTELGSIQRKHHISQQEAIQIHPSSQHEPRSPSPCGTTTLEKTHHQIHTEDKPYHCNVCKKSFTQVGTLKHHQQIHTGEKPHQCYECGKCFAVLGKLKQHQQIHTGRKPHQCNDCGKCFVVLGKLKHHQQIHTGRKPHQCSECGKSFTEIGNLKKHQRTHTGEKPHQCTVCGNSFTVLGNLKQHQRIHTGEKPHQCSECGKSFTQLQSIKKHLRIHTGEKPHQCNECGKSFTEIGNLKKHQRVHTGEKPHQCSECEKSFAELGNFKKHQQVHTGEKPHHCISCGKSFTRLGSLKKHQRIHTAVKP